A window of the Vigna angularis cultivar LongXiaoDou No.4 chromosome 3, ASM1680809v1, whole genome shotgun sequence genome harbors these coding sequences:
- the LOC108325025 gene encoding OVARIAN TUMOR DOMAIN-containing deubiquitinating enzyme 9 isoform X1: MATHDMDPDVVRWGLHLLDVCTLSHHGSPSILTQYDPDFSRVEYVREGFCQHEYVENDEAVARAYQEELSQLDSMGASGTPSYQNEGMQGSVYTQDWPHSSNGNYNYGNESCQNSVDESSYNMKDVENYGPSERGNDMHDIHVFGSSGSGEVPVARDDVWDSLEISDESSLDGEVGKRLYQMVPIPHIPKTNEKIPSDDEETSDHQRLLDRLQLYDLIENKVQGDGNCQFRSLSDQLYRSPDHHQFVREQIIQQLKSSPDLYSGYVPMGYSDYLKKMSKSGEWGDHVTLQAAADWYGVKILVITSFKDTCYIEILPQIQKSGRVIFLSFWAEVHYNSIYPEGELPSFQTRKKKKWWNFGA, encoded by the exons ATGGCGACACATGACATGGATCCTGATGTTGTTCGCTGGGGTCTTCACCTTCTAGATGTTTGCACGCTTTCCCATCATGGTTCGCCTAGTATTCTTACCCAGTATGATCCTGATTTTAGTCGAGTTGAATATGTCAGAGAAGGATTCTGTCAGCATGAGTATGTGGAGAATGACGAGGCTGTTGCACGAGCTTATCAAGAAGAATTATCACAACTTGACTCCATGGGAGCTTCTGGGACACCCAGTTATCAGAATGAGGGAATGCAAGGATCTGTCTATACACAAGATTGGCCTCATTCTTCAAATGGAAACTATAATTACG GAAACGAGTCTTGTCAGAACTCTGTAGATGAGTCATCGTACAATATGAAAGATGTGGAGAATTATGGTCCAAGTGAAAGGGGAAATGATATGCATGACATTCATGTTTTTGGTTCCTCTGGGTCAGGAGAGGTACCTGTTGCTAGAGATGATGTCTGGGATTCATTGGAAATATCAGACGAATCTTCTCTTGATGGCGAAGTTGGCAAAAGATTATACCAGATGGTTCCCATCCCC CATATTCCTAAAACCAATGAAAAAATACCATCTGATGACGAAGAGACATCAGATCATCAAAGGCTTCTAGACAG ATTGCAGTTATATGATCTGATTGAGAATAAGGTTCAAGGAGATGGTAACTGCCAG TTCCGTTCTTTGTCAGACCAGCTCTATCGATCTCCAGACCATCACCAATTTGTGCGGGAGCAGATTATTCAACAG CTCAAATCTTCCCCAGATCTGTATTCTGGTTATGTTCCCATGGGTTATAGTGATTATTTGAAGAAGATGAGCAA gagtggtgaatgGGGTGATCATGTCACATTGCAGGCGGCTGCAGATTGG TATGGTGTCAAAATTCTTGTTATTACATCTTTTAAGGACACGTGTTACATAGAGATTCTTCCACAGATACAGAAGTCTGGAAGAG TGATATTTCTGAGCTTTTGGGCAGAGGTGCATTACAACTCAATCTATCCAGAAGGAG AATTGCCCTCATTTCAGAccaggaaaaagaagaaatggtgGAATTTTGGTGCTTAG
- the LOC108325025 gene encoding OVARIAN TUMOR DOMAIN-containing deubiquitinating enzyme 9 isoform X2 — protein MATHDMDPDVVRWGLHLLDVCTLSHHGSPSILTQYDPDFSRVEYVREGFCQHEYVENDEAVARAYQEELSQLDSMGASGTPSYQNEGMQGSVYTQDWPHSSNGNYNYGEVPVARDDVWDSLEISDESSLDGEVGKRLYQMVPIPHIPKTNEKIPSDDEETSDHQRLLDRLQLYDLIENKVQGDGNCQFRSLSDQLYRSPDHHQFVREQIIQQLKSSPDLYSGYVPMGYSDYLKKMSKSGEWGDHVTLQAAADWYGVKILVITSFKDTCYIEILPQIQKSGRVIFLSFWAEVHYNSIYPEGELPSFQTRKKKKWWNFGA, from the exons ATGGCGACACATGACATGGATCCTGATGTTGTTCGCTGGGGTCTTCACCTTCTAGATGTTTGCACGCTTTCCCATCATGGTTCGCCTAGTATTCTTACCCAGTATGATCCTGATTTTAGTCGAGTTGAATATGTCAGAGAAGGATTCTGTCAGCATGAGTATGTGGAGAATGACGAGGCTGTTGCACGAGCTTATCAAGAAGAATTATCACAACTTGACTCCATGGGAGCTTCTGGGACACCCAGTTATCAGAATGAGGGAATGCAAGGATCTGTCTATACACAAGATTGGCCTCATTCTTCAAATGGAAACTATAATTACG GAGAGGTACCTGTTGCTAGAGATGATGTCTGGGATTCATTGGAAATATCAGACGAATCTTCTCTTGATGGCGAAGTTGGCAAAAGATTATACCAGATGGTTCCCATCCCC CATATTCCTAAAACCAATGAAAAAATACCATCTGATGACGAAGAGACATCAGATCATCAAAGGCTTCTAGACAG ATTGCAGTTATATGATCTGATTGAGAATAAGGTTCAAGGAGATGGTAACTGCCAG TTCCGTTCTTTGTCAGACCAGCTCTATCGATCTCCAGACCATCACCAATTTGTGCGGGAGCAGATTATTCAACAG CTCAAATCTTCCCCAGATCTGTATTCTGGTTATGTTCCCATGGGTTATAGTGATTATTTGAAGAAGATGAGCAA gagtggtgaatgGGGTGATCATGTCACATTGCAGGCGGCTGCAGATTGG TATGGTGTCAAAATTCTTGTTATTACATCTTTTAAGGACACGTGTTACATAGAGATTCTTCCACAGATACAGAAGTCTGGAAGAG TGATATTTCTGAGCTTTTGGGCAGAGGTGCATTACAACTCAATCTATCCAGAAGGAG AATTGCCCTCATTTCAGAccaggaaaaagaagaaatggtgGAATTTTGGTGCTTAG
- the LOC108326032 gene encoding pumilio homolog 4 isoform X1: MTSGIKVDMQTLDDDLHPLPNGTVEDSLQSELEKILQEQRNQQFINRERDFNICRSGSAPPTVEGSLSAFGSLRNSDFGLINDRRSSNSGLLTEDEIRSHPAYLSYYYSHESINPRLPPPLLSKEDWRVAQRFHSGGSSIEGFGDWRKNLATNGDSSSLFSMQPRFSVQQAENDLMELRKTSGWNVSRQASNQILDRHMDVLTRMSGAGLGGRRMGFTDIIQQEGFEQPASLSSTMSRPASHSAFGDIMGSTGIVDHESFEGLRSSASTPGLVGLQNHGVNLSPSFASAVGTSLSRVKTPEPQVIGRPVGSVAPPLANKVFNEKSGIGLGTQHGHSSNMTDLSDMVSSLSALNLSGSRHAEQDSLLKSKLQMEVDNHADVLLSSQCNVNLPRRHEIMSNLNTYSSNEQVNLLKKTASSANLRANMHSSGNGTSLPTADFTGHIPSAHLVNSKLNSIYNNNLETAMRLRRDGQNLDAQVNQVGPELHSTSLDPRFIQCLQQSSDYSMQGMSSSGHPLQIRNFPDPSSHGDLEGLRKAYLETLLTQQKQQFELPLLSKSGLNNGFYGNQPYGLGMPYSGKQITNSTLPALGSGNPLFENERISRINSMMRSSMGGSGGSWHADIGNNMDSRFASSLLDEFKNKKTRPFELSDIVDHVVQFSTDQYGSRFIQQKLETASAEEKTKIFPEIIPHARALMTDVFGNYVIQKFFEHGTESQRKELASQLSGHVLPLSLQMYGCRVIQKALEVVDGDQQGQMVSELNGAIMKCVRDQNGNHVIQKCIECVPQDKIQFIVSSFYGQVVALSTHPYGCRVIQRVLEHCDDLNTQQIIMDEIMQSVSTLAQDQYGNYVIQHIVEHGKPHERTAIINKLAGQIVKMSQQKFASNVIEKCLAFGSPEERQILVNEMLGTSDENEPLQAMMKDPFGNYVVQKVLETCDDRSLELILSRIKVHLNALKRYTYGKHIVSRVEKLITTGERRIGLLA; encoded by the exons ATGACCAGTGGGATTAAGGTAGATATGCAAACCTTGGATGACGATTTGCATCCTTTGCCGAATGGGACTGTTGAAGACTCTTTGCAGAGTGAGCTGGAAAAGATACTGCAAGAGCAGCGTAATCAGCAGTTTATCAATCGAGAGAGGGATTTCAATATTTGTAGGAGTGGAAGTGCGCCTCCAACAGTGGAGGGATCGTTGAGCGCTTTTGGGAGCCTTAGGAATTCTGATTTTGGGTTGATCAATGATAGGAGGAGTAGTAACAGTGGACTTTTGACTGAAGATGAGATCCGATCGCATCCTGCATACCTTTCGTATTACTACTCACATGAGAGTATAAATCCTAGGTTGCCTCCACCGTTGTTGTCGAAGGAAGACTGGCGTGTTGCACAAAGGTTTCACAGTGGTGGGTCTTCAATTGAGGGATTTGGGGACTGGAGGAAGAATTTGGCCACAAATGGCGATAGTTCATCGCTATTTTCAATGCAACCAAGATTTTCTGTGCAACAGGCAGAAAATGATTTGATGGAACTGAGAAAAACCAGTGGATGGAATGTCTCTAGGCAGGCTTCAAATCAGATTCTGGACAGACACATGGATGTTTTGACAAGAATGTCAGGTGCTGGTCTTGGTGGGAGGAGAATGGGTTTCACTGACATCATTCag CAGGAAGGATTTGAACAACCTGCTTCATTGTCCAGTACCATGTCACGTCCAGCAAGTCACAGTGCATTTGGTGATATTATGGGTTCCACTGGGATTGTTGATCATGAATCCTTTGAGGGCTTGCGTTCTTCAGCTTCTACTCCTGGTTTGGTTGGACTTCAGAACCATGGTGTAAATCTTTCTCCTAGTTTTGCATCTGCGGTGGGTACTTCTCTGTCAAGGGTGAAAACCCCAGAACCCCAGGTTATTGGGAGACCTGTTGGATCTGTAGCTCCACCATTGGCAAATAAAGTTTTCAATGAGAAAAGTGGTATTGGCTTGGGCACACAGCATGGCCACTCTTCCAATATGACTGATCTTAGTGATATGGTGTCATCTTTATCTGCGTTGAATTTATCAGGTTCTAGACATGCAGAGCAAGATAGTCTTTTGAAATCTAAGCTACAAATGGAAGTTGATAATCATGCTGATGTTCTTTTAAGCTCCCAATGTAATGTCAATTTGCCTAGACGACATGAGATTATGTCAAACCTGAACACCTATAGTTCAAATGAGCAAGTCAATCTACTGAAAAAAACCGCATCTTCTGCTAATCTTCGAGCAAATATGCATTCTAGTGGAAATGGCACAAGTTTGCCAACTGCAGACTTCACTGGCCATATTCCCAGTGCACATCTTGTAAACTCGAAATtgaattcaatttataataataatcttgAGACAG CTATGAGGCTTCGTAGGGATGGACAAAATTTAGATGCACAAGTAAACCAAGTTGGTCCTGAACTTCATTCCACAAGTCTGGACCCACGCTTCATCCAATGCTTGCAGCAGAGTTCTGATTATTCGATGCAAGGGATGAGTAGTTCTGGTCATCCTCTTCAAATAAGGAATTTCCCTGATCCTTCTTCACATGGAGATTTGGAGGGGCTTAGGAAAGCATATCTTGAGACACTTCTTACTCAACAAAAGCAACAGTTTGAACTTCCACTTCTGAGCAAATCTGGACTTAATAATGGGTTCTATGGGAATCAGCCATATGGTCTTGGCATGCCATATTCTGGAAAGCAGATTACAAATTCCACACTTCCTGCCCTTGGATCTGGAAATCCACTCTTTGAGAATGAACGCATATCACGCATAAATTCTATGATGAGAAGTTCAATGGGAGGTTCTGGTGGCTCATGGCATGCTGATATTGGCAATAATATGGATTCAAGATTTGCTTCATCCTTACTAGATGAATTCAAGAACAAGAAGACCAGACCTTTTGAACTTTCAGATATTGTTGACCACGTTGTTCAATTCAG CACTGATCAGTATGGTAGTCGCTTTATTCAGCAGAAATTAGAAACAGCATCAGCAGAAGAGAAGACCAAGATATTTCCTGAGATCATTCCTCATGCTCGTGCTTTGATGACTGATGTATTTGGCAATTATGTTATACAGAAA TTTTTTGAGCATGGTACAGAAAGTCAAAGAAAGGAATTAGCCAGCCAACTTTCTGGTCATGTTTTACCTCTTAGTCTGCAAATGTATGGCTGCAGAGTGATTCAAAAG GCTTTGGAGGTTGTTGATGGGGATCAGCAGGGTCAGATGGTGTCTGAGCTCAATGGTGCAATAATGAAATGTGTACGCGATCAAAATGGGAACCATGTTATTCAGAAGTGTATAGAGTGTGTCCCTCAGGATAAAATCCAGTTTATTGTTTCATCCTTTTATGGCCAAGTTGTTGCACTTTCTACTCATCCCTATGGGTGCAGAGTTATTCAG AGGGTTCTCGAACACTGTGATGATCTAAATACCCAACAAATTATAATGGATGAAATTATGCAATCTGTCAGCACTTTAGCACAGGATCAGTATGGAAATTATGTTATTCAG CACATCGTGGAACATGGTAAACCACATGAACGGACTGCTATTATCAACAAGCTTGCCGGGCAGATTGTTAAGATGAGCCAGCAGAAGTTTGCTTCTAATGTTATAGAGAAGTGTTTGGCTTTTGGTAGTCCTGAAGAACGTCAGATTTTGGTGAATGAAATGCTTGGTACTTCTGACGAGAATGAGCCCTTACAG GCTATGATGAAAGACCCTTTTGGAAATTATGTGGTGCAAAAGGTTCTTGAGACTTGTGATGATCGAAGTCTGGAGCTGATCCTTTCTCGCATCAAGGTTCACTTGAATGCCCTGAAGCGGTATACATACGGGAAACATATAGTTTCTCGCGTGGAGAAGCTCATAACCACTGGAG AAAGGCGTATTGGATTGTTGGCCTAA
- the LOC108326032 gene encoding pumilio homolog 4 isoform X2, whose protein sequence is MTSGIKVDMQTLDDDLHPLPNGTVEDSLQSELEKILQEQRNQQFINRERDFNICRSGSAPPTVEGSLSAFGSLRNSDFGLINDRRSSNSGLLTEDEIRSHPAYLSYYYSHESINPRLPPPLLSKEDWRVAQRFHSGGSSIEGFGDWRKNLATNGDSSSLFSMQPRFSVQQAENDLMELRKTSGWNVSRQASNQILDRHMDVLTRMSGAGLGGRRMGFTDIIQEGFEQPASLSSTMSRPASHSAFGDIMGSTGIVDHESFEGLRSSASTPGLVGLQNHGVNLSPSFASAVGTSLSRVKTPEPQVIGRPVGSVAPPLANKVFNEKSGIGLGTQHGHSSNMTDLSDMVSSLSALNLSGSRHAEQDSLLKSKLQMEVDNHADVLLSSQCNVNLPRRHEIMSNLNTYSSNEQVNLLKKTASSANLRANMHSSGNGTSLPTADFTGHIPSAHLVNSKLNSIYNNNLETAMRLRRDGQNLDAQVNQVGPELHSTSLDPRFIQCLQQSSDYSMQGMSSSGHPLQIRNFPDPSSHGDLEGLRKAYLETLLTQQKQQFELPLLSKSGLNNGFYGNQPYGLGMPYSGKQITNSTLPALGSGNPLFENERISRINSMMRSSMGGSGGSWHADIGNNMDSRFASSLLDEFKNKKTRPFELSDIVDHVVQFSTDQYGSRFIQQKLETASAEEKTKIFPEIIPHARALMTDVFGNYVIQKFFEHGTESQRKELASQLSGHVLPLSLQMYGCRVIQKALEVVDGDQQGQMVSELNGAIMKCVRDQNGNHVIQKCIECVPQDKIQFIVSSFYGQVVALSTHPYGCRVIQRVLEHCDDLNTQQIIMDEIMQSVSTLAQDQYGNYVIQHIVEHGKPHERTAIINKLAGQIVKMSQQKFASNVIEKCLAFGSPEERQILVNEMLGTSDENEPLQAMMKDPFGNYVVQKVLETCDDRSLELILSRIKVHLNALKRYTYGKHIVSRVEKLITTGERRIGLLA, encoded by the exons ATGACCAGTGGGATTAAGGTAGATATGCAAACCTTGGATGACGATTTGCATCCTTTGCCGAATGGGACTGTTGAAGACTCTTTGCAGAGTGAGCTGGAAAAGATACTGCAAGAGCAGCGTAATCAGCAGTTTATCAATCGAGAGAGGGATTTCAATATTTGTAGGAGTGGAAGTGCGCCTCCAACAGTGGAGGGATCGTTGAGCGCTTTTGGGAGCCTTAGGAATTCTGATTTTGGGTTGATCAATGATAGGAGGAGTAGTAACAGTGGACTTTTGACTGAAGATGAGATCCGATCGCATCCTGCATACCTTTCGTATTACTACTCACATGAGAGTATAAATCCTAGGTTGCCTCCACCGTTGTTGTCGAAGGAAGACTGGCGTGTTGCACAAAGGTTTCACAGTGGTGGGTCTTCAATTGAGGGATTTGGGGACTGGAGGAAGAATTTGGCCACAAATGGCGATAGTTCATCGCTATTTTCAATGCAACCAAGATTTTCTGTGCAACAGGCAGAAAATGATTTGATGGAACTGAGAAAAACCAGTGGATGGAATGTCTCTAGGCAGGCTTCAAATCAGATTCTGGACAGACACATGGATGTTTTGACAAGAATGTCAGGTGCTGGTCTTGGTGGGAGGAGAATGGGTTTCACTGACATCATTCag GAAGGATTTGAACAACCTGCTTCATTGTCCAGTACCATGTCACGTCCAGCAAGTCACAGTGCATTTGGTGATATTATGGGTTCCACTGGGATTGTTGATCATGAATCCTTTGAGGGCTTGCGTTCTTCAGCTTCTACTCCTGGTTTGGTTGGACTTCAGAACCATGGTGTAAATCTTTCTCCTAGTTTTGCATCTGCGGTGGGTACTTCTCTGTCAAGGGTGAAAACCCCAGAACCCCAGGTTATTGGGAGACCTGTTGGATCTGTAGCTCCACCATTGGCAAATAAAGTTTTCAATGAGAAAAGTGGTATTGGCTTGGGCACACAGCATGGCCACTCTTCCAATATGACTGATCTTAGTGATATGGTGTCATCTTTATCTGCGTTGAATTTATCAGGTTCTAGACATGCAGAGCAAGATAGTCTTTTGAAATCTAAGCTACAAATGGAAGTTGATAATCATGCTGATGTTCTTTTAAGCTCCCAATGTAATGTCAATTTGCCTAGACGACATGAGATTATGTCAAACCTGAACACCTATAGTTCAAATGAGCAAGTCAATCTACTGAAAAAAACCGCATCTTCTGCTAATCTTCGAGCAAATATGCATTCTAGTGGAAATGGCACAAGTTTGCCAACTGCAGACTTCACTGGCCATATTCCCAGTGCACATCTTGTAAACTCGAAATtgaattcaatttataataataatcttgAGACAG CTATGAGGCTTCGTAGGGATGGACAAAATTTAGATGCACAAGTAAACCAAGTTGGTCCTGAACTTCATTCCACAAGTCTGGACCCACGCTTCATCCAATGCTTGCAGCAGAGTTCTGATTATTCGATGCAAGGGATGAGTAGTTCTGGTCATCCTCTTCAAATAAGGAATTTCCCTGATCCTTCTTCACATGGAGATTTGGAGGGGCTTAGGAAAGCATATCTTGAGACACTTCTTACTCAACAAAAGCAACAGTTTGAACTTCCACTTCTGAGCAAATCTGGACTTAATAATGGGTTCTATGGGAATCAGCCATATGGTCTTGGCATGCCATATTCTGGAAAGCAGATTACAAATTCCACACTTCCTGCCCTTGGATCTGGAAATCCACTCTTTGAGAATGAACGCATATCACGCATAAATTCTATGATGAGAAGTTCAATGGGAGGTTCTGGTGGCTCATGGCATGCTGATATTGGCAATAATATGGATTCAAGATTTGCTTCATCCTTACTAGATGAATTCAAGAACAAGAAGACCAGACCTTTTGAACTTTCAGATATTGTTGACCACGTTGTTCAATTCAG CACTGATCAGTATGGTAGTCGCTTTATTCAGCAGAAATTAGAAACAGCATCAGCAGAAGAGAAGACCAAGATATTTCCTGAGATCATTCCTCATGCTCGTGCTTTGATGACTGATGTATTTGGCAATTATGTTATACAGAAA TTTTTTGAGCATGGTACAGAAAGTCAAAGAAAGGAATTAGCCAGCCAACTTTCTGGTCATGTTTTACCTCTTAGTCTGCAAATGTATGGCTGCAGAGTGATTCAAAAG GCTTTGGAGGTTGTTGATGGGGATCAGCAGGGTCAGATGGTGTCTGAGCTCAATGGTGCAATAATGAAATGTGTACGCGATCAAAATGGGAACCATGTTATTCAGAAGTGTATAGAGTGTGTCCCTCAGGATAAAATCCAGTTTATTGTTTCATCCTTTTATGGCCAAGTTGTTGCACTTTCTACTCATCCCTATGGGTGCAGAGTTATTCAG AGGGTTCTCGAACACTGTGATGATCTAAATACCCAACAAATTATAATGGATGAAATTATGCAATCTGTCAGCACTTTAGCACAGGATCAGTATGGAAATTATGTTATTCAG CACATCGTGGAACATGGTAAACCACATGAACGGACTGCTATTATCAACAAGCTTGCCGGGCAGATTGTTAAGATGAGCCAGCAGAAGTTTGCTTCTAATGTTATAGAGAAGTGTTTGGCTTTTGGTAGTCCTGAAGAACGTCAGATTTTGGTGAATGAAATGCTTGGTACTTCTGACGAGAATGAGCCCTTACAG GCTATGATGAAAGACCCTTTTGGAAATTATGTGGTGCAAAAGGTTCTTGAGACTTGTGATGATCGAAGTCTGGAGCTGATCCTTTCTCGCATCAAGGTTCACTTGAATGCCCTGAAGCGGTATACATACGGGAAACATATAGTTTCTCGCGTGGAGAAGCTCATAACCACTGGAG AAAGGCGTATTGGATTGTTGGCCTAA